TTAGTCTTGGCAAGGGAGCCGCTCTTTGTGGCTGTATCTGCATGAGCCTGGTACCCAATGGCCACCTTCTGTGACAGGCCCAGGTGCTCCTTGTAGATCCGCctagaggggaaaaggggatgCATGAACAGGGCAGCACCTCTTCTCCCATTGTGCCTATTCCCCTAAACAGGGAGAGCCCTTATTCCCCTGTGCAGCCTCCCACAAAGCTGCATTACCCAATGTGGGTGACTCCTTCCTGGTTCTCTGCTTCCCTGGTCCAGATAGCAATCTTGTCCCCCTTGGTACGGATGTTGATGACGGCCCCGCACACTTCATCACTGTACTCATCAAACATCTCCCCAATGAGGCACAGCAGCTGTTGGGAGGAGAAGGGGACCCTGGGACAGTCACCactggggctcagccctggggcagggggagcagcccaggcaggaccCTCAAGTGGGGCAGCACTCACTGTGTCCAGCCAGAAGCGGTCCAGCTCGGTGTGCCGCTGCTGCTTGGCCAGGGTGATGAGCCAGCGCCCACCACGCTTGTTCTGGCTGTCCTCCCACATGGGCTCAATGCCGTCCTGGGGGCGGGCAAGGGGACAGTCAGGGGCACCAAGTACTGGCCAGAGCTGGTCTGGGGAGCTGTGAACATCCAGCCAGGCTTCCCCTCCCACCTTATGGCCAG
This genomic interval from Haemorhous mexicanus isolate bHaeMex1 chromosome 15, bHaeMex1.pri, whole genome shotgun sequence contains the following:
- the EIF4E1B gene encoding eukaryotic translation initiation factor 4E type 1B isoform X1, with product MATGEQRQQERRRQRARQQELLPAEIQGKHPLQNRWALWFFKNDKSKMWQANLRLVTKFSTVEDFWALYTHIQLASKLAAGCDYSLFKDGIEPMWEDSQNKRGGRWLITLAKQQRHTELDRFWLDTVSAAPLEGPAWAAPPAPGLSPSGDCPRVPFSSQQLLCLIGEMFDEYSDEVCGAVINIRTKGDKIAIWTREAENQEGVTHIGRIYKEHLGLSQKVAIGYQAHADTATKSGSLAKTKFVM
- the EIF4E1B gene encoding eukaryotic translation initiation factor 4E type 1B isoform X2 — translated: MATGEQRQQERRRQRARQQELLPAEIQGKHPLQNRWALWFFKNDKSKMWQANLRLVTKFSTVEDFWALYTHIQLASKLAAGCDYSLFKDGIEPMWEDSQNKRGGRWLITLAKQQRHTELDRFWLDTLLCLIGEMFDEYSDEVCGAVINIRTKGDKIAIWTREAENQEGVTHIGRIYKEHLGLSQKVAIGYQAHADTATKSGSLAKTKFVM